In Candidatus Methylomirabilota bacterium, the sequence TGATGTCCTTGAACTGCCGGTAGACGGACGCGAAGCGGACGTAGGCGACCTGGTCGAGCTTCTGGAGGTGCTCCATGACCACCTCGCCCAGCTCGAGGCTCGTGATCTCCTTCTCGGCCCGCTCGTGGAGCTTCGCCTCGATGTCGGCGACGACGTCATCGACGGCCTGGACTCCCACGGAGCGCTTCTCGCAGGCCTTGAGAATGGAGCCGCGCAGCTTCTGGCGGTCGAAGGGCTCGCGGCGGCCGTCCCGCTTGACCACGTGGGGCAGCACGTCCTCGATGTACTCGTACGTCGTGTAGCGGCGGTGGCACTTGAGGCACTCGCGGCGCCGGCGGATGAACTCCCCTTCCCGTCCCACC encodes:
- the nrdR gene encoding transcriptional regulator NrdR — its product is MKCPFCGHPEDRVVDSRVGREGEFIRRRRECLKCHRRYTTYEYIEDVLPHVVKRDGRREPFDRQKLRGSILKACEKRSVGVQAVDDVVADIEAKLHERAEKEITSLELGEVVMEHLQKLDQVAYVRFASVYRQFKDISQFMDEVKGLIKEGDKPKAAKPAPKPAPKK